GCCCGGTCAGCCGCTGCCCGAAGGGAGCCGCGCCGCCCACGAGGAGGCCGGCCAGTCGATCGCCGGCCGGGTCAATGACGACGCCCTCCTGACCGCCGTGCAGGGTCTGCGGCCGATCGCCGAGGAGCTGGACCTGACGATGGCCCAGCTCGCCGTGGCATGGGTCCTGCAGAACGACAACGTCTCGGCCGCCATCATCGGGGCCTCGCGCCCCGAGCAGGTCGAGGAGAACGTCGCTGCTTCTGGCGTGGTGCTCGAGCCGGAGGTCATGACGAGGATCGACGACGTCCTCGGCGACCACGTCGCGAGCGACCCGGCGATCACGGCCAAGCAGGCGCCGCAGGAGCGCCCGAGCTGACCGCCCGAGCCGACACGGCCGCGCCCGCGTCGCGGGTGAGGCCGTGCTCCGTCTCGGAGACGCACGAGCTCAGAGGCGCACGAGCATCTTGCCGGTGTTCGCGCCCTCGAGCAGGTCCATGAAGGCCCGCGGCGCGCCCTCGAGACCCTCGCGCACGGTCTCGTCCCCGACCAGCCGTCCCTCGGCCAGCCAGGTGGCGGCGTGGGCGCGGTACTCGTCGGCCAGGTGCGGGTACTGACCGACGATGAAGCCGCGCAGGGTCAGACCCTTGCCGATGGCCTGGAACAGGTTGCGCGGGCCCGGGGCGGGCTCGGTCGCGTTGTACTGGGAGATCGCCCCGCACATCGCCACGCGTCCGAAGCGGTTGAGGTGACTGATCGCCGCCTCGAGGTGGTCGCCGCCGACGTTGTCGAAGTAGACGTCGATGCCGTCCGGGGCGACCTCGCGCAGGCCGTCGCGCACGGAGGTCTCCTTGTAGTTGAAGGCCGCGTCGTAGCCGAGCTCGAGCAGGCGCTCGATCTTCGCCGGGGAGCCGGCCGAGCCGACCACCCGCGCGGCACCGAGGGCCTTGGCGATCTGGCCGGCGACCTGCCCGACGGCTCCCGCGGCGCCGGAGACGAAGACGGTCTCCCCCTCACGCATCCCGGCGATGACGGTCAGACCCACGTAGGCGGTCACCCCGGGCATGCCCAGGACGCCGAGGTAGGCGGATGCCGGCGCGGCATCGGTGTCGATGACCCTCGCCTCCGCGGCGGGGAGCGTGACGTGCTCGCGCCAGCCGAGACCGTGCAGGACGTGGGCCCCGACCGGTGCATCCGCCGAGCGCGAGGCGATGACCTCGCCGACCGCCCCGCCGTCCAACGGGGCATCGATCCGGAAGGGGGCGACATAGGACTTCGCGTCGTTCATCCGCCCGCGCATGTAGGGGTCCACCGACATGAGCGTGTTGCGCACGAGGATCTCGCCGTCTGCCGGCTCCGGCAGGTCGACGGTCTCGAGGCGGAAGTTCTCCGGCGTCGGCGCGCCGTGCGGTCGGGAGGCCAGGGAGATCTGACGGGTGGTGGTCGGGGTTTCTGCGGAGTGTTCGGGCTGCATGCGGCGACAGTTGCACCCAACCGGGTTGTGCACAACTTGGTTGTACGCAATTCATCCACACTGCTTGGATGGGCGCGTGGCACGCAGGCGGACGGTGGACCGGTTCGACGGGCGGATCCTCGGGGCCGGGACGAGCAGCGGGGTACGGCTCGTGGTCGGCGACTGGGCCGGCTCGCCGCTCGGCTCCTTCACCGATGTCATGGTCGCCACCGCCGACGACCGCCGGGTGCTCCTGGCGCCCACCGAGGCGGTGGCCGACTACGTCACCTCGACCTACACCTTCGACGAGGTGGTGCGATGCGACGTCGCGCTGACCGAGACCGCGGCGGAGGCCGGCACCCGCTGGCTCGTCGAGGCCGGCCCCCTGGTCGCCCGCCTCGACCTCGGCTCGCGGACGGCGACCGGGTGGCTGCTGGCGGCGATACCCGGGCCCCTCTCCCGCAGTCGGGTCTTCGCGACCCTCGCCGACCCGGTGGCACGCCTGGTCCACCCGGGCGTGCGGACCCGGGGCAGCGCCGGCAACGGGCGCCGGGAGTACTACGGCGCCCGCGACCAGCACGCCGTCACCCACGTGGCCGGGACCTGGCAGGGCCGGGACCTGGGGCGCCTGGGCGATGTCGCCCCCGACCCGCGGTTCGGCTTCAGCTCCACCCCCGCGCGCCCGTCCCTGACCCGGGTCACCACCACCGTCGTGCGGGTGTGAACACCCCGTGACCGGGTAGTGCGCCGACCTGCGGCGCCCTCCGGTGCCGCACCTCCATGCCTGAGAAGGAGAGCCACATGCCGCACGAGAAGGACGTCGTCACCTCGATCATGAAAAACACGCGGATCGCGGTCCTGACCTATGTCGACGAGCAGGGGCGTCTGGTGTCCATGCCGATGGCCACGCAGGACTTCGACGACCCGGGGGTCGTGCACTTCATCACCGAGGCCGTCGCCGACAAGATGTCCGCCATCGCGGCCACCCCACAGGTCAACGTCGCCTACTCCTCCGATGACGGGTGGGTCAGCCTCAGCGGCACCGCCCGACGCAACGACGACCGCAGCCTGCTCGAGCAGCTCTGGGG
Above is a window of Janibacter cremeus DNA encoding:
- a CDS encoding NADP-dependent oxidoreductase; the protein is MQPEHSAETPTTTRQISLASRPHGAPTPENFRLETVDLPEPADGEILVRNTLMSVDPYMRGRMNDAKSYVAPFRIDAPLDGGAVGEVIASRSADAPVGAHVLHGLGWREHVTLPAAEARVIDTDAAPASAYLGVLGMPGVTAYVGLTVIAGMREGETVFVSGAAGAVGQVAGQIAKALGAARVVGSAGSPAKIERLLELGYDAAFNYKETSVRDGLREVAPDGIDVYFDNVGGDHLEAAISHLNRFGRVAMCGAISQYNATEPAPGPRNLFQAIGKGLTLRGFIVGQYPHLADEYRAHAATWLAEGRLVGDETVREGLEGAPRAFMDLLEGANTGKMLVRL
- a CDS encoding pyridoxamine 5'-phosphate oxidase family protein, coding for MPHEKDVVTSIMKNTRIAVLTYVDEQGRLVSMPMATQDFDDPGVVHFITEAVADKMSAIAATPQVNVAYSSDDGWVSLSGTARRNDDRSLLEQLWGPGNAAFMPGGPEDPNSTVLTVTAETASYWESPGKAALVVEMAKGVVGDHQAKPGDSGTVSL